In Mesorhizobium sp., one DNA window encodes the following:
- a CDS encoding glycoside hydrolase/phage tail family protein yields the protein MATLILQAAGAFLGGFLGTTGAAVLGAAGSMAGYLIDRALINSTLHRQGPRLEAMRPFTGEEGAAMARVWGAVRVSGTLIWATRFEEASHTEREGFKGGARTTTYTYYANAAFGLCEGEIAGIRRVWADGREVDLSEVEIRIFRGGELQMPDTLIEAKQGEGAAPAYRGTAYAVLERFPIGDYGNRIPQLQFEVLRPIGGFGEQLKAVALIPGATMHGLATERVSKTIRRGETETVNRHVLFGETDLDASLDELAMLCPNLKHVALVATWFGDDLRAGECAIYPAVTAAETAFAGPAWSVNGVTAGAARIVSQHGGGAAYGGTPSDRSVLQAIAAVKARGWDVTLYPFVMMDVPAGNGLPDPHGGAEQAAYPWRGRISCYPGPGQPGSADVTAAARAPVEAFCGAAHAGDFAPDEGTVNFTGDPGDWGYRRMVLHYAHLAELAGGVDAFLIGSELRGLTTLRDGANAFPFVEQLADLASEVRSVLRPATKITYGADWSEYFGHHATSGDVFFHLDPLWASGAIDAVGIDNYMPLSDWRDEDFAGGNPDGFASPYDRDGLRRGIASGEGFDWYYPDAEARRARERTPITDGLAGKAWVFRYKDLTAWWANEHFDRVGGVKSATPTAWVPRSKPLWLTELGCAAVDKGPNQPNVFPDPKSSENALPYFSNGGRSDLAQRRFLEAHLAHWTPGGEAFVETDNPLSAIYGGRMLDPERIYAWAWDARPFPAFPLDRDSWKDGENWLAGHWLNGRLGSVEIADLIEALCAACGLEVEARGADGMVAGYVLAQPGSGRDALSPLAELFDLAFDASGTTPRFLTIGGSPGAAFAVDDPVSGDDGRPAIELVRPPDLDLPTEALLGYGDPLDDYQSGAARAARPGGEGSGQNVASLDLPGALEAGQAEALAADWLRRAWTGRETVRFAVPARQRTPRPGSLVSLPGRTDGEFVVSAIEEGLMRQIEARRVLRLPPAPDRARLPAKRASGDAQPGAPLALFLDLPMAGGEAVHQRFRIAAYAKPWVSQQVYCSPAETGFEPRTTLTRRATVGELAEALPPGAEGRLDEFGELVVGLYAGALSSVPLAQMLNGANVLAVRSGAGSWEIVQFAEADEIEPGIWRLTRLLRGQLGTADAAAAGAAAGADVVLLDSAVQAAGLREGETGLELTWRVAPAGRDFGEDHTVTETHAGGVRAALPLSPVHLTATRQADGGFALAWVRRGRIDADSWQGVEIPQDEPFESYVLRIGTAGGPAVRQVTVGEPFWTYAAASLAADFPALPDELELELRQVGRAGEGIAARLVFATGG from the coding sequence ATGGCCACCTTGATCCTACAGGCTGCCGGGGCGTTCCTCGGCGGCTTTCTCGGCACGACGGGAGCCGCCGTGCTGGGCGCGGCCGGATCGATGGCCGGCTATCTGATCGACCGGGCGCTGATCAACTCGACGCTGCACCGGCAGGGGCCGCGGCTGGAAGCGATGCGACCCTTCACCGGCGAGGAGGGCGCGGCGATGGCCCGCGTCTGGGGTGCTGTGCGGGTGAGCGGTACTCTGATCTGGGCGACGCGCTTCGAGGAGGCGAGCCACACCGAGCGCGAAGGCTTCAAGGGCGGCGCGCGGACGACGACCTATACCTACTATGCCAACGCCGCCTTCGGCCTGTGCGAGGGCGAGATCGCCGGCATCCGCCGCGTCTGGGCCGACGGGCGCGAAGTGGACCTCAGCGAGGTCGAGATCCGCATATTCCGGGGCGGCGAACTGCAGATGCCCGACACGCTGATCGAGGCGAAGCAGGGCGAGGGCGCCGCACCCGCCTATCGCGGCACCGCCTATGCGGTGCTGGAGCGCTTTCCGATCGGCGACTACGGCAACCGTATCCCGCAACTGCAGTTCGAGGTGCTCAGGCCGATCGGCGGCTTCGGCGAGCAGCTGAAGGCGGTGGCGCTGATCCCCGGGGCGACGATGCACGGGCTGGCGACCGAGCGTGTCAGCAAGACGATCCGGCGCGGCGAGACCGAAACCGTGAACCGCCACGTGCTGTTCGGCGAGACGGACCTCGACGCCTCGCTCGACGAACTGGCGATGCTCTGCCCGAACCTCAAGCATGTGGCGCTGGTGGCGACCTGGTTCGGCGACGATCTGCGCGCGGGCGAGTGTGCGATCTATCCCGCCGTGACCGCCGCCGAGACCGCTTTTGCCGGCCCGGCCTGGAGCGTGAACGGCGTGACGGCGGGGGCGGCGCGCATCGTGTCGCAACATGGGGGAGGGGCGGCCTATGGCGGGACGCCGTCGGACCGCTCGGTGCTGCAGGCGATCGCGGCGGTCAAGGCGCGCGGCTGGGACGTCACGCTCTATCCCTTCGTGATGATGGACGTGCCGGCCGGCAACGGTCTGCCCGACCCGCATGGCGGCGCCGAACAGGCGGCCTATCCCTGGCGCGGGCGGATCTCGTGCTATCCCGGACCCGGCCAGCCGGGGAGCGCCGACGTGACCGCCGCGGCCCGCGCACCGGTGGAGGCTTTCTGCGGCGCCGCCCACGCAGGTGACTTCGCCCCCGACGAGGGTACGGTGAACTTCACCGGCGATCCCGGCGACTGGGGCTACCGGCGCATGGTGCTGCACTATGCGCATCTGGCGGAACTGGCCGGCGGCGTCGACGCCTTCCTGATCGGCTCGGAGCTGCGCGGGCTCACCACGCTGCGCGACGGGGCGAACGCTTTTCCCTTCGTCGAGCAGCTGGCGGATCTCGCGTCCGAGGTCCGCTCCGTGCTGCGGCCGGCGACCAAGATCACCTACGGTGCCGACTGGAGCGAGTATTTCGGTCATCACGCGACGAGTGGCGACGTGTTCTTCCACCTCGATCCGCTGTGGGCGAGCGGCGCCATCGATGCCGTCGGCATCGACAATTACATGCCGCTGTCGGACTGGCGCGACGAGGATTTCGCCGGCGGCAATCCGGACGGCTTCGCCTCGCCCTACGACCGCGACGGCTTGCGGCGCGGCATCGCCTCGGGCGAGGGGTTCGACTGGTATTATCCGGACGCCGAGGCGCGGCGGGCGCGGGAGCGGACCCCGATCACCGACGGGCTGGCCGGCAAGGCATGGGTGTTCCGCTACAAGGATTTGACGGCCTGGTGGGCAAACGAGCATTTCGACCGCGTCGGCGGGGTGAAGAGCGCGACGCCGACGGCCTGGGTGCCGCGGTCGAAGCCGCTGTGGCTGACCGAGCTCGGCTGCGCGGCGGTGGACAAGGGGCCGAACCAGCCGAACGTCTTCCCCGATCCGAAATCGTCGGAGAATGCGCTGCCCTATTTTTCCAATGGCGGGCGGTCAGACCTGGCTCAGCGGCGCTTCCTTGAAGCGCATCTGGCTCACTGGACGCCTGGCGGAGAGGCGTTTGTCGAGACGGACAATCCGCTGTCGGCGATCTATGGCGGGCGGATGCTCGATCCGGAGCGGATCTATGCCTGGGCCTGGGACGCGCGGCCGTTTCCGGCCTTTCCTCTCGACCGCGACAGCTGGAAGGACGGCGAGAACTGGCTCGCCGGCCATTGGCTGAACGGACGGCTCGGCTCGGTGGAGATTGCCGACCTGATCGAGGCGCTCTGCGCTGCCTGCGGCCTGGAGGTGGAGGCGCGCGGCGCCGACGGCATGGTGGCGGGCTATGTGCTGGCGCAGCCGGGGAGCGGGCGCGACGCGCTGTCGCCGCTCGCCGAACTGTTCGACCTCGCCTTCGACGCCTCCGGCACGACGCCGCGTTTCTTGACGATCGGCGGATCGCCAGGCGCCGCCTTTGCCGTGGACGATCCGGTGTCGGGAGACGACGGGCGGCCGGCGATCGAACTGGTGCGGCCGCCGGATCTCGACCTGCCGACCGAGGCGCTGCTGGGATATGGCGACCCGCTCGACGACTACCAGTCGGGGGCGGCGCGGGCGGCGCGCCCAGGTGGGGAAGGAAGCGGTCAGAACGTCGCCAGCCTCGACTTGCCCGGCGCGCTGGAGGCGGGACAGGCGGAAGCGCTGGCCGCCGACTGGCTGCGCCGGGCCTGGACGGGGCGCGAGACAGTGCGCTTCGCCGTGCCGGCCAGGCAGCGGACGCCGAGGCCGGGAAGCCTCGTCTCGCTGCCGGGGCGGACCGACGGCGAGTTCGTGGTGAGCGCGATCGAGGAAGGGCTGATGCGCCAGATCGAGGCGCGGCGCGTCCTGCGCCTGCCGCCGGCGCCGGACCGGGCGCGCCTGCCGGCGAAACGCGCCAGCGGCGATGCCCAACCCGGAGCGCCGCTGGCGCTGTTCCTCGACCTGCCGATGGCGGGCGGCGAGGCGGTGCACCAGCGCTTCAGGATCGCGGCCTATGCAAAGCCGTGGGTGTCGCAGCAGGTCTACTGCTCGCCGGCCGAGACCGGCTTCGAGCCGCGCACGACGCTGACGCGCCGCGCGACGGTGGGCGAACTGGCCGAGGCGCTGCCGCCCGGCGCCGAGGGCCGGCTCGACGAGTTCGGCGAACTCGTCGTCGGGCTCTATGCCGGCGCGCTGTCGAGCGTGCCGCTGGCGCAGATGCTGAATGGCGCCAACGTGCTGGCGGTGCGCTCCGGCGCCGGGAGCTGGGAGATCGTGCAGTTCGCCGAGGCCGACGAGATCGAGCCGGGCATCTGGCGGCTGACGCGGCTGCTGCGCGGCCAGCTCGGCACCGCTGACGCGGCGGCGGCAGGTGCTGCCGCTGGCGCCGACGTCGTGCTGCTGGATAGCGCCGTGCAGGCTGCAGGGCTGCGCGAGGGCGAGACTGGGCTGGAGCTGACGTGGCGGGTGGCGCCGGCGGGCCGCGATTTCGGCGAGGATCACACCGTGACGGAGACGCATGCCGGCGGCGTGCGCGCCGCACTCCCGCTGTCGCCGGTGCATCTCACCGCGACGCGGCAGGCGGACGGCGGCTTCGCCCTCGCCTGGGTACGGCGCGGACGTATCGACGCCGATTCGTGGCAGGGTGTCGAGATCCCGCAGGACGAGCCGTTCGAGAGCTACGTGCTGCGCATTGGTACTGCGGGCGGGCCGGCGGTCAGGCAGGTCACGGTCGGCGAGCCGTTCTGGACCTATGCGGCCGCGAGCCTCGCCGCCGACTTCCCGGCGCTGCCGGACGAGCTCGAACTCGAGCTGCGCCAGGTCGGCCGCGCCGGCGAGGGCATCGCCGCCCGGCTGGTGTTTGCCACCGGCGGCTAG
- the ccmI gene encoding c-type cytochrome biogenesis protein CcmI, whose translation MVPMLFWIAAAALTLAASLAVLVPLTRKAAGAEPSGRHDIEVYRDQLQEVERDAARGVIEASQAEQAKVEIARRLLKAHSDGQTARKAGSGGLVRLAGLAGVLLVPLVSWGLYSAIGAPGLPGEPLAQRMARNPAESSIDELVARAEKHLADNLDDARGWEILGPVYMRQQRFADAATAWRNAIRIAGSNAQRESALGEAIAAAAGGVVTADARAAFERALAQDPNEPKARFLLASGLAQEGKLTEAADAWQKMKLALAADSPWHEPVDRAIAEARARLEEPVAKGPNADDLTAAQEMTPQDRQQMIESMVAGLDEKLRANPDDVEGWQRLIRSYVVLGRADDAKSALARALAGLEGDKKDQVSAFAAELGVKVDG comes from the coding sequence ATGGTGCCCATGTTGTTCTGGATCGCCGCAGCCGCGCTGACGCTCGCCGCCTCCCTGGCGGTGCTTGTGCCTTTGACGCGCAAGGCGGCGGGAGCCGAACCCTCCGGCCGCCACGATATCGAGGTCTACCGCGACCAGTTGCAGGAGGTCGAGCGCGACGCCGCGCGCGGCGTCATCGAGGCCTCGCAGGCGGAGCAGGCGAAGGTCGAGATCGCGCGCCGGCTGCTGAAGGCCCATTCGGACGGGCAGACCGCGCGCAAGGCTGGCTCGGGCGGTCTTGTGCGACTGGCGGGCCTCGCAGGCGTGCTGCTTGTCCCTCTGGTGAGCTGGGGTCTCTACAGCGCGATCGGGGCGCCCGGCCTGCCCGGCGAGCCCCTGGCGCAGCGCATGGCGCGCAATCCCGCGGAAAGCAGTATCGACGAGCTCGTCGCGCGGGCCGAGAAGCATCTGGCCGACAACCTGGACGACGCGCGCGGGTGGGAAATTCTCGGCCCCGTCTATATGCGCCAGCAGCGCTTCGCCGACGCGGCGACCGCCTGGCGCAACGCCATCCGCATCGCCGGATCGAATGCGCAGCGCGAAAGTGCGCTCGGCGAGGCGATCGCGGCGGCCGCGGGGGGCGTGGTAACGGCGGACGCGCGTGCGGCCTTCGAGCGCGCGCTGGCGCAGGATCCGAACGAGCCGAAGGCCCGCTTCCTGCTGGCGAGCGGACTGGCGCAGGAAGGAAAGCTCACTGAGGCGGCAGACGCCTGGCAAAAGATGAAGCTGGCGCTCGCGGCCGACTCGCCTTGGCATGAGCCCGTCGACCGGGCAATCGCGGAGGCGAGGGCCAGGCTGGAGGAGCCGGTCGCTAAAGGACCGAACGCGGATGACCTGACCGCCGCGCAGGAGATGACGCCGCAGGACCGCCAACAGATGATCGAGAGCATGGTCGCCGGGCTCGACGAGAAACTGCGCGCCAATCCAGACGATGTGGAAGGATGGCAGCGTCTCATTCGTTCATACGTGGTGCTGGGCCGGGCGGACGATGCGAAGTCGGCGCTCGCGCGCGCCCTTGCGGGTCTGGAAGGCGACAAGAAGGACCAGGTGAGCGCGTTTGCAGCCGAGCTTGGGGTGAAGGTGGACGGATGA
- a CDS encoding response regulator transcription factor encodes MRILVVEDDKELNRQLAEALVDAGYVVDRAYDGEEGHFLGDTEPYDAVVLDIGLPQMDGISVMEKWRRAGRKMPVLMLTARDRWSDKVAGIDAGADDYVTKPFHIEEVLARIRALIRRAAGHASSELVCGPVRLDTAASKADVDGKPLKLTSHEFRLLAYLMHHAGKVVSRTELVEHLYDQDFDRDSNTIEVFVGRLRKKMGIDMIETVRGMGYRLREPDA; translated from the coding sequence ATGCGAATTCTCGTCGTCGAGGATGACAAGGAGCTGAACCGCCAGCTCGCCGAGGCGCTGGTCGATGCCGGCTATGTCGTCGACCGCGCCTATGACGGCGAGGAGGGACATTTCCTCGGCGATACCGAGCCCTACGACGCGGTGGTGCTCGATATCGGCCTGCCGCAGATGGACGGCATTTCGGTGATGGAGAAATGGCGCCGCGCCGGGCGCAAGATGCCGGTGCTGATGCTGACCGCGCGCGACCGCTGGAGCGACAAGGTCGCCGGGATCGATGCGGGCGCCGACGACTACGTCACCAAGCCGTTCCACATCGAGGAGGTATTGGCGCGCATTCGCGCGCTGATCCGACGCGCCGCCGGTCACGCTTCGTCGGAACTGGTCTGCGGGCCGGTCAGGCTCGACACCGCCGCCTCCAAGGCCGACGTCGACGGCAAGCCGCTGAAGCTCACCTCGCACGAATTCCGCTTGCTCGCCTATCTCATGCACCATGCCGGCAAGGTCGTGTCGCGGACGGAACTGGTCGAGCATCTCTACGACCAGGATTTCGACCGCGATTCCAACACGATCGAGGTCTTCGTCGGGCGCCTGCGCAAGAAGATGGGCATCGACATGATCGAGACCGTGCGCGGCATGGGCTACCGCCTGCGCGAGCCCGATGCGTGA
- a CDS encoding ATP-binding protein, with protein sequence MTWLPKSLAARVITFSTIWAIVALVLIATVVSALFRDASERGFDSLLSANLFNLVASVGAGKDGQLTGAPELGDERYLTPDSGWYWSVEPQSAGLTGEQRSASLQAAIPAPSVNEVPFGAGFQRRYTATGPNGQNLAVLETEVVLGATDRIARYRVMGNLDDLNAEISFFNQQLYTYLALFGAGMIAINAAAIWLGLRPLGRVREALSSVREGTAKRLDGTFPAEIEPLANETNALIENNRRILERSRTQVGNLAHSLKTPLAVLTNEGRAIGGAKGRLISEQTGAMKQQIDHYLQRARIAAQRESVVFRAPVVPVLERMTRVMAKLNPKIDVAFEHSDDDIVFAGEREDLEEIAGNLLENAMKWGRAQVAVTLGSDEASDQFVMTIEDDGPGIPEEQAREALKRGRRLDESKPGTGLGLAIVSDLVAEYGGTLRLERSELGGLRAVVQLRKAA encoded by the coding sequence ATGACCTGGCTGCCGAAATCGCTCGCCGCGCGCGTCATCACCTTCTCGACCATCTGGGCGATCGTGGCGCTGGTATTGATCGCCACCGTCGTCTCGGCGCTGTTCCGGGATGCCTCCGAACGCGGCTTCGACAGCCTGCTTTCGGCCAACCTTTTCAATCTCGTGGCGTCGGTCGGAGCGGGCAAGGACGGGCAGCTGACCGGCGCGCCGGAGCTCGGCGACGAGCGCTATCTCACACCCGATTCCGGCTGGTACTGGTCGGTGGAGCCGCAATCGGCCGGGCTGACGGGCGAACAGCGCTCCGCTTCGCTGCAGGCGGCGATTCCCGCGCCCTCAGTGAACGAAGTGCCTTTCGGCGCGGGATTCCAGCGCCGATATACGGCAACCGGGCCGAACGGCCAAAACCTCGCCGTGCTCGAAACCGAAGTGGTGCTGGGCGCGACGGATCGCATCGCGCGCTATCGCGTGATGGGCAATCTCGACGATCTCAACGCCGAGATCTCATTCTTCAACCAACAGCTCTACACCTATCTGGCGCTGTTCGGCGCCGGGATGATCGCCATCAACGCCGCCGCGATCTGGCTGGGGCTGAGGCCGCTGGGGCGCGTGCGCGAGGCGCTGTCAAGCGTGCGCGAGGGCACGGCGAAGCGGCTCGACGGCACCTTCCCGGCCGAGATCGAGCCGCTCGCCAACGAGACCAATGCGCTGATCGAGAACAACCGCCGCATCCTGGAGCGCTCGCGGACGCAAGTGGGCAATCTCGCGCACTCGCTGAAGACACCGCTGGCGGTGCTGACCAACGAGGGCAGGGCGATCGGCGGCGCCAAGGGGCGGCTGATCTCCGAACAGACGGGCGCGATGAAGCAGCAGATCGACCACTATCTGCAGCGGGCGCGGATCGCCGCCCAGCGCGAGAGCGTCGTCTTTCGCGCGCCGGTGGTGCCGGTGCTCGAGCGGATGACGCGGGTGATGGCCAAGCTCAATCCGAAGATCGACGTCGCCTTCGAGCATTCCGATGACGACATCGTGTTCGCCGGCGAGCGCGAGGATCTCGAGGAGATCGCCGGCAACCTGCTCGAGAACGCGATGAAATGGGGCAGGGCGCAGGTGGCGGTGACGCTCGGCAGCGATGAGGCCAGCGACCAGTTCGTGATGACGATCGAGGACGACGGGCCGGGAATTCCCGAGGAACAGGCGCGCGAGGCGCTGAAGCGGGGCCGGCGGCTGGACGAATCGAAACCCGGGACTGGTCTCGGTCTCGCCATCGTTTCGGACCTGGTCGCCGAATATGGCGGCACGCTCAGGCTCGAACGGTCGGAACTCGGCGGGCTCCGCGCCGTTGTGCAGCTGCGAAAAGCCGCATGA
- the ccmE gene encoding cytochrome c maturation protein CcmE — protein sequence MTRKQKRLAVIAGALVFLGGATALTFYALGQRTSYFYMPSDLAEKPVEPGQRIRLGGLVEKGSIQRGQGTEVAFAVTDQEKTIKVVYNGLLPDLFREEQGVITEGAFDPAGTFVADSVLAKHDETYMPKEVADSLKEKGVWQENDGG from the coding sequence ATGACCAGAAAGCAGAAGCGGCTGGCGGTGATCGCGGGAGCGCTGGTGTTCCTGGGCGGCGCGACGGCGCTGACCTTCTACGCGCTCGGCCAGCGCACCTCCTATTTCTACATGCCGAGCGATCTGGCCGAAAAACCGGTCGAGCCTGGCCAGCGCATCCGTCTCGGCGGCCTGGTCGAGAAGGGCTCGATCCAGCGCGGGCAGGGGACCGAGGTCGCCTTCGCCGTGACCGACCAGGAAAAGACGATCAAGGTCGTCTATAACGGGCTCCTGCCGGATCTCTTCCGCGAGGAGCAGGGGGTGATCACGGAGGGCGCCTTCGATCCGGCGGGCACCTTCGTCGCCGACAGCGTGCTGGCCAAGCACGACGAGACCTATATGCCGAAGGAAGTGGCCGACAGCCTGAAGGAAAAGGGCGTCTGGCAGGAAAATGACGGGGGCTGA